Proteins encoded by one window of Aphidius gifuensis isolate YNYX2018 linkage group LG2, ASM1490517v1, whole genome shotgun sequence:
- the LOC122848074 gene encoding cleft lip and palate transmembrane protein 1 homolog, protein MADGDGNDCVKIENVTRDMINQQENNSDLAIIHDGDNNQINNDAGAGQVAENPDNNDGDVDAATAAALAADEQRQKYQPSKWESFFAVTKSLIIRSLIIYFITSFFRRPTPDPNNTGVGGSGVQGKLPASNIFDNGTLFDLYIYLSELENFNNYNDNNALIWHEKNIIYGDWYSGDNNDGTREFIHTFTPSKQLKNNGSIFIHVYAVKSGTKLLNNNNNNLNQVSYSKKMLNKYKKIKYQQKHNLLTGETTASEEEIKKAQIMKQEIVSHWHPNITINMVTDWTNWIHGQVAPPLDEYIEFTNGGNSYKPVLFFNDFWNMNRDYQPLNDTIKQLEIRITYQPLSLFKWQLYSAQSMRNKWTSSLMGDVAGDEDDSDQDTLKETILETNIYLLGATIFISVLHSIFEFLAFKNDIQFWNNRKSLEGLSVRSVFFNVFQSLIVLLYVLDNESNTMIRISCGIGLCIEIWKINKVVDIGIDRVGSKILGIIPRITLTNKSSYTESSTKQYDKLAFRYLSWALYPLLGGYALYSLMYLEHKGWYSWVLNMLYGFLLTFGFIMMTPQLFINYKLKSVAHLPWRMMSYKFLNTFIDDIFAFVIKMPTLYRLGCFRDDIVFFIFLYQRWIYKIDLSRVNEFGFTGEAADSISANPPSNDDDDDDDNNAAVVAITTKTKDSASKKTD, encoded by the exons atggctgatggtgatggtaatgattgtgttaaaatagaaaatgtcaCGAGGGACATGATCAATCAACAGGAGAATAATAGTGATTTGGCAATTATTCATGATGGTGATAATAATCAG ataaataatgaTGCTGGTGCTGGCCAAGTTGCTGAAAATCcagataataatgatggtgATGTTGATGCTGCAACTGCAGCTGCTCTTGCTGCTGATGAACAACGACAAAAATATCAACCCAGTAAATGGGAATCATTTTTTGCTGTTACaaaatcattgataataagatcattgataatatattttataacatcATTTTTTAGAAGACCAACACCAGATCCAAATAACACTGGTGTTGGTGGCAGTGGTGTACAAGGTAAATTACCAgcatcaaatatatttgataatggtacattatttgatttatatatttatttatcggaattggaaaattttaataattacaatgataataatgcatTAATAtggcatgaaaaaaatataatatatggtGATTGGTATAgtggtgataataatgatggtaCACGTGAATTTATTCATACATTTACACCaagtaaacaattaaaaaataatggttcaatatttatacatgtttATGCTGTTAAAAGTggtacaaaattattaaataataataataataatttaaatcaagtatcatatagtaaaaaaatgttaaataaatataaaaaaattaaatatcaacaaaaacataatttattgacTGGTGAAACAACAGCAAGcgaagaagaaataaaaaaagctcaaataaTGAAACAAGAAATAGTATCACATTGGCATccaaatataacaataaatatggtTACTGATTGGACAAATTGGATACATGGACAAGTTGCACCACCACTTGatgaatatattgaatttacaaaTGGTGGTAATTCATATAAacctgtattattttttaatgatttttggaATATGAATCGTGATTATCAGCCATTAAATGACACAATAAAACAACTTGAAATACGTATAACATATCAACcattgtcattatttaaatGGCAACTTTATTCAGCTCAATCAATGAGAAATAAATGGACATCATCATTAATGGGTGATGTTGCTGGTGATGAAGATGACAGTGATCAAGATACTCTTAAAGAAACAATACttgaaacaaatatatatttattgggtgcaacaatatttatatcagtATTACACagtatatttgaatttttggcATTTAAAAATGACATACAATTTTGGAATAACAGAAAGTCACTTGAAGGTTTATCAGTTAGatcagtattttttaatgtatttcaATCGTTAATTGTACTGTTGTATGTGCTGGATAATGAATCAAATACAATGATACGTATTAGTTGTGGAATTGGTTTGTGTattgaaatatggaaaataaataaagttgttGATATTGGTATTGATCGTGTTGGCAGCAAAATACTTGGTATTATACCACGTATaacattgacaaataaaagTTCATACACagaatcatcaacaaaacaatATGATAAACTTGCATTTAGATATTTGTCATGGGCATTGTATCCATTACTTGGTGGTTATGcattatattcattaatgTATTTGGAACACAAGGGATGGTATTCATGGGTATTAAATATGCTTTATGgatttttattgacatttgGATTTATCATGATGACACCACagctatttattaattataaattaaaaagtgttGCACATTTACCATGGCGTATGatgtcatataaatttttaaatacatttattgatgatatatttgcatttgttattaaaatgcCAACATTATATAGACTTGGTTGTTTCCGTGatgatattgtattttttatatttttatatcaaagatggatatataaaattgatttatctcGAGTCAATGAATTTGGTTTTACTGGTGAAGCTGCTGATTCAATATCAGCTAATCCTCCatctaatgatgatgatgatgatgatgataataatgctgctgttgttgctatTACAACTAAAACTAAAGATAGTGCTagtaaaaaaactgattaa
- the LOC122848097 gene encoding protein mothers against dpp codes for MDDEEGSSSSGPMSSLNSLFSFTSPAVKKLLGWKQGDEEEKWAEKAVDSLVKKLKKRKGAIEELERALSCPGTQSKCVTIPRSLDGRLQVSHRKGLPHVIYCRVWRWPDLQSHHELKHLEFCQYPFSAKHKEVCINPYHYKRVESPILPPVLVPRQSEFPPGHSFLSFAQVPEPNMPDNVKYTMNGSFTTSRNGPTSPMSSIGSSPSPLSSLNPQSPYGSSNGLPETPPPAYSPSDDGQSPPPPSSSSSTTNNPSSDQSAMDTSISNNPNDVSQVCYQEQPYWASIAYYELNCRVGEVFHCQSHSVTVDGFTNPSNNDRFCLGQLSNVNRNSTIENTRRHIGKGVHLYYVGGEVYAECMSDSAIFVQSRNCNHSHSFHPSTVCKIPPGCSLKIFNNQEFAQLLSQSVNHGFEAVYELTKMCTIRMSFVKGWGAEYHRQDVTSTPCWIEAHLHGPLQWLDKVLTQMGSPHNAISSVS; via the exons atggatGACGAAGAAGGTTCATCAAGTTCTGGACCAATGTCATCattaaatagtttattttcatttacaagtCCAGCAGTTAAAAAACTACTTGGTTGGAAACAAGGTGATGAGGAGGAAAAATGGGCTGAAAAAGCTGTTGATTCAttggttaaaaaattaaaaaaacgtaaagGTGCTATTGAAGAACTTGAACGTGCATTAAGTTGTCCAGGTACACAAAGTAAATGTGTCACAATACCACGTAGTCTTGATGGACGTTTACAGGTATCACACAGAAAAGGTTTACCACATGTTATATATTGTCGTGTATGGAGATGGCCAGATTTACAATCACATCATGAATTAAAACATTTAGAATTTTGTCAATATCCATTTTCAGCAAAACACAAAGAAGTATGTATTAATCCTTATCATTATAAACGTGTTGAAAGTCCAATATTACCACCAGTTTTAGTACCAAGACAATCTGAATTTCCACCTGgtcattcatttttatcatttgcaCAAGTACCAGAACCAAATATGCCtgataatgttaaatataCAATGAATGGTAGTTTTACAACAAGTAGAAATGGTCCAACATCACCAATGTCATCAATTGGTTCATCACCAAgtccattatcatcattaaatccACAAAGTCCATATGGTTCATCAAATGGTTTACCAGAAACACCACCACCAGCATATTCACCATCAGATGATGGAcaatcaccaccaccaccatcatcatcatcatcaacaacaaataatccaTCATCAGATCAATCAGCAATGGATACAAGTATCAGCAATAATCCAAATGATGTATCACAAGTATGCTATCAAGAACAACCATACTGGGCATCAATTGCATACTATGAATTAAATTGTCGTGTTGGTGAAGTATTTCATTGTCAATCACATTCAGTAACTGTTGATGGTTTTACAAATCCAAGTAATAATGATCGTTTTTGTCTTGGACAATTGTCAAATGTCAATCGTAattcaacaattgaaaatacaagACGACATATTGGTAAAGGTGTACATTTGTATTATGTTGGTGGTGAAGTTTATGCTGAATGTATGTCTGATTCAGCAATATTTGTACAATCAAGAAATTGTAATCATTCACATAGTTTTCATCCAAGTACTGTTTGTAAAATACCACCTGGttgttcattaaaaatatttaataatcaagaaTTTGCTCAGCTTTTATCACAAAGTGTTAATCATGGATTTGAAGCTGTCTATGAACTAACTAAAATGTGTACAATAag aATGTCATTTGTCAAAGGATGGGGAGCAGAGTATCATCGTCAAGATGTTACATCAACACCATGTTGGATTGAAGCACATTTACATGGACCACTTCAATGGCTTGATAAAGTTTTAACTCAAATGGGATCACCACATAATGCCATAAGCTCTGTTTCAtaa